Proteins encoded together in one Deltaproteobacteria bacterium window:
- a CDS encoding flagellar biosynthetic protein FliO, translating into MNQPPDLIATAIKMFIVFGVLLGGLIVSLYLVKKMIGRREGQAKGKMIRVLANSYVGVKKSISLVEVPGAVLVLGITNDRISLLTKIDDAELMQQLTAAENEPMGWSFSDHIHKIKSRYKKEGR; encoded by the coding sequence ATGAATCAGCCGCCTGATCTAATCGCTACCGCCATTAAGATGTTCATCGTCTTTGGCGTATTGCTGGGCGGCCTGATTGTCTCTCTCTACCTTGTGAAAAAGATGATTGGCCGGAGGGAGGGCCAGGCAAAGGGGAAAATGATCCGGGTCCTGGCAAACAGCTATGTCGGCGTCAAAAAAAGCATCTCACTCGTTGAGGTCCCCGGTGCAGTGCTGGTTTTGGGAATTACGAACGATCGTATCAGCCTTCTGACCAAAATCGACGATGCGGAACTCATGCAACAGCTGACTGCTGCTGAGAACGAGCCGATGGGGTGGTCGTTTTCCGATCATATTCACAAGATAAAATCACGATACAAAAAGGAAGGGCGTTAG
- a CDS encoding flagellar motor protein MotB, with amino-acid sequence MSRRRLKEEGNASGWLTTFNDLVTLLMVFFVLLFTMATTDVAKLKQFQFSVMKGLGVLDKGEGAPVGVIESFGDKGSRMGRIKGKMIPEGEESIEDYIEALKSFEGTEVRFRGKDQVMTLDGRALFESGSASISPDAFPVLNELTKIIKARWCRVRVEGHTDNVPIFTEKFDSNWELSAARAVNIARYFIQEGNIAPERLSAVGYGELRPIEPNDTPEQRARNRRVEIVLVTNEEG; translated from the coding sequence ATGAGCCGTCGTCGATTAAAAGAGGAGGGAAACGCCAGCGGATGGCTGACCACCTTCAATGATCTGGTGACCCTCTTGATGGTTTTTTTTGTTCTTCTGTTTACCATGGCGACCACGGATGTGGCAAAGCTCAAGCAATTTCAGTTCTCTGTAATGAAAGGCCTCGGCGTCCTCGACAAGGGAGAGGGAGCGCCTGTGGGGGTCATTGAATCATTCGGCGACAAGGGTTCACGTATGGGGAGAATCAAAGGGAAGATGATTCCCGAGGGAGAAGAAAGCATTGAGGATTACATCGAGGCCCTCAAATCATTCGAGGGCACGGAGGTTCGATTCAGGGGAAAGGATCAGGTGATGACGCTTGACGGGAGGGCCCTCTTTGAATCGGGTTCTGCCAGTATCAGCCCTGACGCCTTTCCGGTTTTGAACGAGTTGACCAAGATTATCAAGGCCCGTTGGTGCCGGGTACGCGTGGAAGGGCATACGGACAATGTTCCCATCTTTACGGAGAAATTCGATTCAAACTGGGAGCTATCGGCTGCAAGGGCGGTAAATATCGCCAGATACTTTATCCAAGAGGGAAATATCGCCCCCGAGCGGTTGTCGGCAGTCGGATACGGGGAATTGAGGCCCATCGAGCCGAATGATACGCCGGAACAGAGGGCCAGGAACCGGAGGGTGGAGATCGTTTTGGTAACGAACGAGGAAGGATGA
- a CDS encoding flagellar hook basal-body protein, giving the protein MIKSLFSGITALQANTQAMGVIGDNIANVGTTGFKGSRMDFANLLSQSVGGYSGQEVGSGVTVQKLSRDWTQGSIQSTSNATDLAINGNGFFVVTDENGNEFYTRAGTFHFDKEGYLVDNNGYKVQGVDGDLQLTDTTGTTSISISSAGVITSYSTGSTAGTEVGTITLATFPCNWGLAAMDRNLYTTTDASGEASTGAPGSAGKGSLSSYSLEMSNVDLASEFGKMITTQRSYQAAAKVITASDEVLQQLLSIKR; this is encoded by the coding sequence ATGATAAAATCACTATTTTCCGGAATAACGGCATTGCAGGCCAATACGCAGGCAATGGGCGTCATAGGAGACAATATCGCGAATGTGGGCACCACCGGGTTCAAAGGCAGCAGGATGGATTTTGCAAATCTCCTGAGCCAGTCTGTGGGGGGATATAGCGGACAGGAGGTGGGCTCCGGTGTCACCGTGCAAAAATTGAGTCGTGACTGGACCCAGGGTTCGATTCAGTCTACGTCTAACGCCACAGACCTTGCGATCAACGGAAACGGTTTTTTCGTGGTAACGGATGAAAACGGAAACGAATTTTACACGAGGGCGGGAACCTTCCATTTTGACAAGGAAGGATACCTGGTTGACAATAACGGATACAAGGTCCAGGGGGTGGACGGCGACCTGCAGCTCACGGATACCACCGGGACAACAAGCATCTCAATCTCCAGTGCGGGAGTTATCACCTCATATAGTACGGGCAGCACAGCTGGGACGGAGGTGGGAACCATTACACTGGCCACATTCCCGTGCAACTGGGGACTGGCGGCTATGGACAGGAATCTGTATACAACCACGGATGCGTCGGGGGAGGCGTCCACAGGGGCGCCTGGAAGTGCAGGAAAAGGAAGCCTCAGCAGCTATTCGCTGGAGATGTCCAATGTGGATCTGGCATCGGAGTTCGGCAAAATGATCACCACCCAGCGATCTTATCAGGCCGCGGCCAAGGTCATTACGGCAAGTGATGAGGTGCTGCAGCAGCTGCTTAGCATTAAACGGTAA
- a CDS encoding flagellar FlbD family protein, which yields MIQVTRLDNTLMVLNVEMIQSLRATPDTIITFTTHDRMMVKEPVEEISRRILAYQRTIHSDGDHLYAEENAENAV from the coding sequence ATGATTCAGGTAACCCGGTTAGATAATACCCTGATGGTGTTAAATGTGGAAATGATTCAGTCTTTAAGGGCAACCCCCGATACGATCATCACCTTTACCACCCATGACAGGATGATGGTAAAGGAGCCGGTGGAAGAGATCTCCAGGAGGATCTTGGCATATCAGCGTACCATCCACAGCGATGGGGATCACTTATATGCCGAAGAGAATGCGGAAAATGCGGTATGA
- a CDS encoding flagellar hook assembly protein FlgD, whose amino-acid sequence MTVSGISGVTANNNSSYEVGGSLGKDEFMKLLITQLQNQDPLDPMDSTEYISQLAQFSSLEQLQNINDKLDDLTAKLSDASNLIDREVEALGTIVKVEDGAADAIRFNLASDATAVFASISNSDGVYVRTMQVGPLGEGRQTLAWDGRDDNGNMVPDGKYTVDIQAVDTGGNIVESTSLIKGIVTGATFGDGMTYLLIGDIEIPLSSVIKINQVPDDAEDMIRID is encoded by the coding sequence ATGACCGTTTCAGGAATTTCAGGCGTCACAGCGAACAACAACTCTTCTTACGAGGTAGGCGGGAGTCTCGGGAAAGATGAATTCATGAAGCTGCTTATTACCCAGCTCCAGAACCAGGATCCGCTGGACCCGATGGACAGTACAGAGTATATTTCACAACTTGCCCAGTTCAGTTCCCTGGAACAGCTACAGAATATCAACGACAAATTAGATGATTTGACTGCAAAGCTCTCAGATGCGTCGAATCTGATCGACCGTGAAGTGGAGGCCCTGGGCACGATCGTGAAAGTCGAGGATGGGGCTGCGGATGCAATACGTTTTAATCTTGCTTCGGATGCCACAGCCGTATTTGCCTCCATTAGTAATTCCGACGGAGTGTATGTCAGGACCATGCAAGTCGGTCCCTTGGGCGAAGGAAGACAGACCCTGGCATGGGATGGGAGAGATGACAACGGAAATATGGTTCCCGACGGAAAATATACCGTAGACATTCAGGCCGTGGACACGGGTGGAAACATCGTTGAATCTACCTCCTTGATAAAGGGGATAGTTACGGGTGCAACTTTTGGTGACGGGATGACATATCTGCTGATCGGGGATATTGAAATCCCCTTGAGCAGCGTCATCAAGATCAATCAGGTCCCAGATGATGCTGAGGATATGATACGGATAGACTAG
- the fliM gene encoding flagellar motor switch protein FliM encodes MADQILSQEEVDALLSSMKAGDVDLEVSEEEAESSPTQIPVYDLTSQNIMMREQFDVLDEVFDRFANFFRSSLSTSFRAPIDTTLASTEMVKFGDFLEGLPNPSSFHTFRMEPLIGSALLVIEPNLVFFLIDCMFGGTGKSMVSQERDFTLIEQRVMRKFTIETLKDLEKSWEFVKNLRMSLGKSETKQQFVRLVAPSDLVIAVAFSVSLDEFSGQLWLCIPYLLLEPIKDKLSYRNIREAELENAWNMQLQKLLSDTEVTLSVELGKSSWRVRDVLNLKEGDVIRLNTGPQSPIAVMIEKIPKMLGIPGVVAGNRAVQVTELFNTQGEEK; translated from the coding sequence ATGGCTGACCAGATACTGAGCCAGGAAGAAGTGGATGCCCTCCTGTCTTCCATGAAGGCAGGGGATGTCGATCTGGAGGTCAGTGAAGAAGAAGCGGAAAGCTCCCCGACGCAGATTCCGGTCTATGACCTGACATCTCAGAATATCATGATGCGGGAGCAATTCGATGTTCTCGATGAGGTGTTTGACAGATTTGCCAATTTTTTTCGCAGTTCGTTGTCAACATCCTTCAGGGCCCCCATCGACACCACTCTGGCCTCCACTGAGATGGTCAAATTCGGGGATTTCCTGGAGGGGCTTCCCAACCCTTCAAGCTTCCATACGTTTCGAATGGAGCCGCTCATCGGGTCCGCATTGCTGGTAATTGAGCCCAACCTCGTCTTTTTTCTCATCGATTGCATGTTCGGGGGGACCGGTAAATCAATGGTCTCTCAGGAGAGGGACTTCACCCTTATTGAACAACGGGTGATGCGAAAGTTCACCATCGAGACACTCAAAGATCTTGAAAAATCGTGGGAATTTGTCAAGAACCTGCGGATGTCGTTAGGAAAAAGTGAGACAAAACAGCAATTCGTGCGTCTGGTTGCCCCAAGTGATCTGGTTATTGCGGTGGCGTTTTCCGTATCATTAGATGAGTTTTCAGGCCAGCTGTGGCTATGCATCCCTTACCTATTGCTGGAGCCGATCAAGGACAAGCTTTCTTATCGGAATATCAGAGAAGCGGAACTGGAAAATGCATGGAATATGCAACTGCAAAAGCTCTTAAGCGATACGGAGGTAACGCTGTCTGTTGAATTAGGTAAATCTTCATGGCGGGTGAGGGATGTTCTCAACCTCAAGGAAGGCGATGTAATCAGGCTGAATACAGGACCCCAAAGTCCGATTGCCGTCATGATTGAGAAGATTCCGAAGATGTTGGGCATCCCGGGCGTTGTGGCCGGAAATCGGGCCGTCCAAGTCACGGAGCTGTTTAACACCCAGGGCGAGGAAAAGTAG
- the fliN gene encoding flagellar motor switch protein FliN yields MNEKAKESYEVPGQGSEPGASAAVKLDFVLDIPLQVTVELGRTEMVVSELLKLAQGSIVELTKSAGQTLDILANRQLIAKGEVVVVKDKYAIRITEIVSPTERVEKLK; encoded by the coding sequence ATGAATGAGAAAGCCAAAGAATCGTACGAAGTTCCAGGCCAGGGAAGTGAACCGGGTGCTTCAGCCGCTGTAAAGCTGGACTTCGTCCTGGATATCCCCTTGCAGGTCACCGTAGAACTCGGGCGAACGGAAATGGTGGTCAGTGAACTTCTCAAACTGGCCCAGGGATCCATTGTCGAGCTTACGAAGTCCGCAGGGCAGACCCTTGATATCCTGGCCAACCGGCAGTTGATTGCCAAGGGGGAGGTCGTTGTGGTCAAAGATAAATATGCGATCCGAATAACCGAGATTGTGAGCCCGACCGAAAGGGTCGAGAAACTGAAATGA
- a CDS encoding flagellar motor protein MotB, with protein MRTMAEDAGNTRKRSGEASGPGWEVVYTGFILIMLCFFIMLCSFSTIEKSKVEHFVASFTRAVSVMPGGVKVRPGDQSRHSLPDIAFDQGEMALIFQEIQSAVDELGLAEELSFTSLRNGLVVRLADKAVFNLGVAEISSDAFPLLDKIGAIISKGSYSVEIRGHTDALPIHTHRFPSNWELSTARAVNVLRYFLEIPGISAERLSAAGFGEFQPIVSNESPELRAQNRRVEIIFTLDKENTTIDDALKEDGPK; from the coding sequence ATGCGGACGATGGCAGAAGACGCCGGAAACACCCGAAAGAGATCGGGGGAGGCCTCTGGACCAGGATGGGAAGTCGTCTATACCGGCTTCATCCTCATTATGCTCTGTTTTTTCATCATGCTGTGCTCATTTTCGACGATTGAAAAGTCAAAGGTGGAACACTTTGTTGCGTCCTTTACGCGTGCAGTAAGTGTCATGCCAGGTGGCGTCAAGGTCCGTCCCGGAGACCAGTCCCGCCATTCCCTGCCGGATATTGCTTTTGATCAGGGTGAAATGGCTTTGATTTTTCAAGAAATCCAGAGTGCCGTGGATGAGCTTGGATTGGCAGAAGAGCTTTCCTTTACCTCCTTACGCAATGGCCTTGTGGTCCGGTTGGCGGATAAGGCCGTGTTTAACCTGGGGGTTGCGGAGATTTCATCAGACGCCTTTCCCCTTTTGGACAAGATAGGGGCCATCATATCCAAGGGGTCTTACTCCGTAGAAATACGGGGCCATACCGATGCTCTTCCTATCCACACACACAGGTTCCCTTCAAACTGGGAATTGTCTACCGCACGTGCAGTCAATGTCTTGCGATATTTTCTGGAAATCCCGGGAATCTCAGCAGAACGGCTCTCTGCAGCAGGGTTTGGAGAGTTCCAACCGATCGTTTCAAATGAAAGCCCGGAACTCCGCGCACAAAACAGGCGGGTGGAAATTATTTTTACATTAGATAAAGAGAACACGACCATTGACGATGCCCTCAAGGAGGATGGTCCTAAATGA
- a CDS encoding motility protein A: MDLATFAGILFSGVLVVSAILLGGSGAWFINGPSLMIVIGGTMGATLLSYPLAQILGVFKIVMNVFFHRSQSTDKVINMMIEFGKLARKEGILSFESKLKDIDDPFFVKGLELAIDGVESQAIANVLRTEISYVEERHSLGAEIFVSMGSYAPAVGMLGTIIGLVQMLMQMEDPSSIGAPMAVALLTTFYGTLLANLLFLPIAAKLKTRSKEEIFLKELVLEGIMSIQSGDNHRVIEQKLRAFLPKSTKVPVGEDPAEQEKSDGSE; encoded by the coding sequence TTGGATCTTGCTACATTCGCCGGCATTCTTTTTTCCGGTGTGCTGGTAGTCAGCGCTATTCTGCTTGGCGGTTCAGGGGCCTGGTTCATTAACGGACCTTCCTTGATGATCGTCATCGGGGGGACCATGGGTGCCACACTGCTCAGTTATCCTCTTGCGCAGATCCTAGGCGTGTTCAAGATCGTCATGAATGTCTTTTTTCATCGCTCCCAGTCGACGGATAAAGTTATCAACATGATGATTGAGTTCGGCAAACTTGCCCGGAAAGAGGGGATTCTCTCATTTGAATCAAAGCTGAAGGACATTGATGATCCCTTTTTTGTGAAGGGTCTGGAACTTGCCATCGATGGGGTGGAATCCCAGGCAATAGCGAATGTTCTCAGAACCGAGATATCCTATGTGGAGGAACGTCACTCCCTGGGTGCCGAAATATTTGTCAGCATGGGTTCTTATGCCCCGGCCGTCGGCATGCTGGGAACCATTATCGGTCTGGTCCAGATGCTCATGCAGATGGAAGACCCCAGTTCCATAGGCGCCCCGATGGCGGTCGCCCTCCTAACCACATTTTATGGAACGCTTCTGGCCAACCTCCTTTTTCTCCCTATTGCCGCCAAATTGAAGACGCGGAGCAAGGAGGAGATCTTTCTGAAGGAACTTGTGCTCGAGGGCATCATGTCCATCCAATCAGGCGATAACCATCGGGTTATTGAACAGAAATTGAGGGCCTTCCTGCCCAAGAGCACAAAGGTCCCTGTTGGTGAAGACCCAGCGGAGCAAGAGAAAAGCGACGGGAGTGAGTGA
- a CDS encoding flagellar hook-length control protein FliK codes for MHKMGKTGDMFGEFYSEDETSRGQVDFHSTFMEVSHHRDDGSSEIDDQLNGRRPQDDDMGDRSLEPGDEMEAGAGTDSKRTDEENGISAPVGLASTQMDGENVSATPAIVDSGTKERAFSDYAKAGDVKEWETLKAGRPAILEPERRIASAENGNPKTALIFSETSPAKKSSGSTRQTEGEAGSAGKRPVRHFHGQVSAMSVKNGHTDLKMETAGTKDKGISIAVSGSGSSGKIDGQVNTETAKSRRTDLKTETTGTKDKGIPVSGSGSSERVGGRINAEAGKGGLSDLKMETAGAKDKGTPVSGSGSQVKIDGHSNTETGTGKGEIGYSKANDSHGAGSPVQGSERGWLKTHFNEALAHRGGFISPGAFSAQGREGSGRHSAESSKKSAASVESASKPRQTGSRYPTGAGELRETRKDRNGNRASRFDLPRDGREKRDTSKLGSGEQRVEMTGEKNREETGAAKFASRVSSLTGEQGFDRSVSKSETSTSDNPTLSAGNTSSSAKIPGNIPRFAETEMVRQSFKESGVRQFVEKASLNLRNGQQEFRIALKPESLGEVKVQVSTENHQVTIRILTELPLAKEMIENNVHQLKAELHGHGLEIDKFEVSLSQGSDKSGVEQGFSGSKKMKKAFRQGGRAKEISSAPDAERDDWTRLPLSGNGAINLFA; via the coding sequence CGACGATCAATTGAACGGAAGAAGACCGCAGGATGATGATATGGGTGACCGGTCATTGGAGCCTGGGGATGAAATGGAGGCCGGGGCCGGAACTGATTCCAAGCGAACGGATGAGGAAAATGGGATTTCCGCGCCCGTCGGTCTGGCGTCAACTCAGATGGATGGTGAAAATGTATCCGCTACCCCTGCAATTGTGGATTCCGGGACAAAAGAACGGGCATTTTCAGATTACGCAAAAGCAGGGGACGTCAAAGAATGGGAAACCCTCAAGGCCGGCAGGCCGGCGATTCTGGAACCGGAAAGACGAATAGCATCGGCTGAAAATGGAAATCCCAAAACCGCTCTCATTTTTTCAGAGACATCTCCGGCGAAAAAAAGCTCCGGTTCCACCCGGCAAACAGAGGGTGAAGCCGGTTCGGCCGGTAAACGGCCGGTTAGGCATTTCCATGGTCAGGTCAGTGCAATGTCGGTAAAAAACGGACATACTGATCTGAAGATGGAGACGGCCGGGACCAAAGACAAGGGAATTTCAATCGCTGTTTCAGGGTCAGGGTCATCCGGAAAAATCGATGGTCAGGTCAATACAGAGACAGCAAAAAGCAGACGTACTGATCTGAAGACGGAGACGACAGGGACGAAAGACAAGGGAATCCCGGTTTCCGGGTCGGGTTCTTCAGAAAGAGTCGGTGGCCGGATCAATGCTGAGGCAGGAAAAGGTGGCCTCTCTGACCTGAAGATGGAGACGGCCGGGGCGAAAGACAAGGGAACCCCAGTTTCCGGGTCGGGTTCTCAGGTAAAGATCGATGGCCATTCCAATACAGAGACAGGGACAGGAAAAGGGGAAATCGGCTATTCAAAAGCAAACGATTCGCATGGGGCCGGATCGCCTGTCCAGGGGAGTGAAAGGGGATGGCTGAAGACACATTTCAATGAGGCGTTAGCCCACAGGGGAGGATTTATTTCTCCTGGCGCATTTTCTGCGCAGGGGAGGGAAGGGTCTGGAAGGCATTCAGCGGAGTCATCGAAAAAAAGTGCGGCTTCCGTGGAATCAGCGTCCAAACCACGCCAGACCGGATCGAGATACCCTACGGGTGCGGGTGAACTTAGAGAAACCCGGAAAGACCGCAACGGGAATAGGGCCTCGAGATTTGATCTTCCCCGGGATGGCCGGGAGAAGAGGGACACTTCCAAGCTCGGGTCCGGGGAACAGAGGGTGGAAATGACAGGGGAAAAAAACAGGGAAGAGACCGGGGCGGCCAAGTTCGCAAGCAGGGTATCCTCCCTCACCGGCGAACAGGGATTTGATAGGAGCGTTTCAAAATCTGAAACAAGCACTTCAGATAATCCCACGCTCTCTGCAGGCAACACGTCCTCTTCTGCAAAAATTCCGGGGAACATCCCCCGTTTCGCAGAAACGGAAATGGTCAGGCAATCCTTCAAGGAAAGTGGGGTGCGGCAATTTGTTGAAAAGGCGTCCCTGAATTTACGAAACGGCCAGCAGGAATTCAGGATTGCGCTGAAACCTGAATCCTTAGGGGAGGTCAAGGTCCAGGTATCCACAGAGAATCACCAGGTCACCATCCGGATCCTGACAGAACTCCCCCTGGCCAAAGAGATGATTGAAAACAATGTCCATCAACTCAAGGCCGAACTTCATGGCCATGGCCTCGAAATTGACAAATTTGAGGTCTCTCTTTCGCAGGGTTCGGACAAAAGTGGGGTGGAGCAGGGTTTTTCCGGATCAAAGAAGATGAAAAAGGCCTTTCGACAAGGGGGGCGGGCAAAGGAAATCTCGTCAGCGCCCGACGCGGAAAGAGATGATTGGACACGACTGCCATTGTCCGGCAATGGCGCCATCAATCTGTTTGCATGA
- a CDS encoding flagellar basal body-associated FliL family protein produces the protein MSKKKLIILVSGLLIAAIVGSGGFFYFQGKGSDSERDTGTEESKDSAKKSEINKNKINFPLESFIVNLADPGGKRYFSTRIVLEFSDKDLLVSLEKKVPEIRDRILMILPTKTYKEIQSVEGKHALRSSLIVALNEILQEGKITNIFFQEFVVQ, from the coding sequence ATGTCGAAAAAAAAGCTGATCATACTGGTAAGCGGACTGCTGATAGCAGCCATCGTCGGAAGCGGGGGCTTTTTCTATTTTCAGGGCAAAGGATCCGATTCTGAAAGGGATACGGGCACTGAAGAAAGTAAAGACAGTGCAAAAAAATCGGAAATTAACAAAAATAAGATCAATTTTCCATTGGAAAGCTTTATAGTGAATCTGGCTGATCCAGGAGGAAAACGATACTTCAGTACAAGAATCGTCCTGGAGTTCAGCGATAAGGATTTGCTCGTATCCCTGGAAAAAAAGGTGCCTGAGATTCGCGATCGAATATTGATGATCCTTCCCACCAAAACCTATAAAGAGATTCAAAGTGTGGAGGGCAAACATGCGCTCAGAAGCAGTCTCATCGTTGCATTGAATGAAATATTGCAGGAAGGTAAGATAACGAATATTTTTTTTCAAGAGTTTGTGGTCCAATAG